The genomic segment ATTTTCAATAGATTCAACTGTAACCGCACGTACACACATGGATTATACAAACGGCTGTGTTACCATAGTGATCACAATCGAAGTAATTGTTCAtactatatagaaatattgaatcaatcagattataaaatgttatttcttAAAACTGCCCTCGTTGACTAATGAGTTGCTTGGTTTATTAGATATCATATATTGCTTTTTTGCTACAAATGGATTCCAGTGCATAGTTACTTTTTAAATAAGTCGAATATTTTAGTATCTCGTACGTTGTCCCAATACCACATTTTCACATATTCATTTCCACGCAAGGCTGTATTCGCGAAAAAGCTCATTCTTCAGCTACCCCTGTCTGCTGCTTTCGAACATGTATATAATTTGTGTACTTATCTAAAATGCCTCATGATAACTATAAGTTTGTGAAACATAATCGCCGTTAAATCCTGATGAAttccttttgaaaataacacaatacctTACTGCCCAGCTGCTGTGTCATGGACGGGCGAAGAAACTCGAGAGTCGGCTTCTCTATGATCTGCGTCTTCTGTATTTATAGGAATagttacaatttacaacttataAATTAGGTAGTGTTTAACGACTGAGAACTCACGCATTCCTCGATATGTTGCTGTTTCCTTGGTTTTGAAAAGTGCGACCAGATCTATgtttagaaatataaataaagtgtAATAGACTGCTTGTCAAAATACGATTATGAAGCTGCTttagattcattttatattaagctttctaaaacaatgtttctcattatctactcAAAAAGAAATAGCAGGTGAACATCCAATTTTGTTAATGTGCTTCGCACAATCCTTCACAGGATACACTCAAAATTTATTCATCTGCACAATCGATATGCTTTGGCGCCCTAATAACAGAATGTTGCTGCCGCGGGAATGCGATGTCAAAATGCCCATTTAAACTCAACAGTAGCATTATCATAGTAACTTACCCAGAATAATAATAGttcttaaaattaaatttcacttGTCTTCGaggtcatttgtgatattttttaccacTTGACAATTGATAACTTTCGTAAATATTTCATCTGATGATTTGAACGAAAGATACCAATCTGACGATGAAATCTATTGAAACAAAGTtaaatattatcgaatatcaattaaaaaatatttttgttatctcccactgctataagtgctccgtacggagcctcagggcaccgcgagctattcgttcacttaaaaaactgacttggttaatttcgtatatgtgaagaagcattaacgtcactaTCACTAATAGAATTTGACGATggtggtgtcgaaatgtggtggtgattcaaatataacattatctataactaagggcgTAGCAGCCATGATTTTCTAAAATGGAaggggttcagaatagaaaatttccgagcaacactcatcgctcaatccatggccgacccgagaatttaaaatgtcatgtcatatcaattcaattgtgttcatcgttgctcgcctttgagttaactaatatactacggcaaccatgaaatacttgttaatCCGTCTACTAGCgatgaatggattgaaatcgtatttttgagttgctctttcagcacttagaaTTATCGctatgtttcgttgttaagggagagtttgcagttatggaGCCAATTATTTTTGATACCTTCATTTCGgattcggtctatgcataaaagtatcagtgatttctagatggagtgatgggacaaatatcggccgactcagtaaaatgatcaaactttcattgaagggtttagatcaggggtcagcaaactacggcccgcgggccggattcaGCCCgagacgcttcactgaattatattaacaaaacagctttattgacgaatatatatattctttacgtgacaaaatttgttttgagaaactaaattatactataacctaacaagtatataattcacgatcactcgtttaatgagcctataattgattatatttagagaaatggcaacagaaaataaaaaagttgatgctgagcgcaaatggtttaatgacgctgaaaatattcaaatgatcagtcttcgcgcactgcttgaaattatTTCTgggtgattcattggccattcctttggtttttaactttcgtGCTACCCGCCTATGACTtccaacctttaattttggcctgcaaacgacaaaagtttgccgacctctggtttagactttgAAGCCAGGTAAGTTATACAATCCTCCAAACTCaaatcttcgacccactgccctatcttcctccactttcctattctcgatcctctgccctgtctccctcgcctcggccaactgctccacctccctatcctctatctccgctctatctccctcaaccgccctatcctcgacccactgtcctatttcccccaaccttcctatctctttcaacctctttatcctcgactcattgccctatctccctcaacttttatttcctctatccactgcactatctgcctcgaATTTCccatcttcgacccactgtccgacctccctcaacttacttatcttcgacccacgacgctataccactcagcacCTAACTTAACGGCGCTATAATCACGACTCGATTGTCAAAATGAACtctaccatcttgcgaccaacttccatgtgttatactggtcgaataTGCCAATGAGTATgccattttcagaaactcattcaatgtcgcctgtatttcgtgcaaggcaaaacgatgagaaaataatcaaatatttgcacgcttagtcattttcaacgaatgtcctgccatattctgttgtatatacaaatttcttttacgtgactgagaaggctgaaaagtcaaaaacagtcaaaaatagaaggcgctcagtgagtgtaatcccttccaaactatttttaagccatgaaatgttttgtcgtagctagcgttgccaactgctctttaattcagcgtatagccccaaaattgagcttatcttatctgcaacttaatgtaGTTGCAAAGGCActcagttagtacgtaatctttggcatcgcttttactatataatgttgaagaaaaatactttatacggaccagagcactattgcttatttcggatcagcatcatattgccacaagactcacgacatggccaattattaagggcataaaacggcttgttaaaatgtAGAAAACTGTTATCCTCAACAAAAAACCaccagtagcccaattagtaaaacatttttaaactgccaatcaaggttattgtttactaattgagattccagcctacatgtACGactgctgtcaatcatgttttgtcgacgtacgattgaatcatctcattggcatacacgaccagtataacccatggaagttggtcgcaagatagtaaagttcagtgtggcgatcgggtcatgaaatagtatagcaccgtaggtcaaagataggtaagttgtggcagagaGGGcggtgggtccgaggataggtaggttgatggagatagggcagtatgtccagaagagagaggttgagggggACAAAGCGTTGGTTCGTgaatgcgaaagttggggagatagagcagtgggtcgaggataggaaggttgagggacatagggcagtgggtcgagaatagggagatagcgtagtgggtcgagcaGTGAgtcgagtataggtaagtagatggagatagggcagtgggtctaggacagttttaagtgtctttaacggagtgctgaggctccgtacgaagcactttgagaacccaaagtctacgtagtaggatataacaatgcgaacaactaagtaacgaatgtttccccgacttttgatctcttgaattcttcctctttacactctaccattgcaaaattattgctacttatttcaagaatggttttgcgagtttaggacttatatgtaccaaaacacaactaaaatctaacaaataacatgcaaaaaccgacgaaacgaggtaatatcacaaccacgaaagactgtctaaatggcaaaagtatctgagcgcttctgaaacgttcattgttacttcaattttgcacttatgctgattggccaatgttacggcagtaaaggaaggaaggaagtgtatactcggggaaacattcataattataatcagtgatttataaagttgttatacataaatacgctgcacagacgcgatgctcatatttatggaaaaattaaattgtttcgcgaaccattgctctagattctagaatatatatgttatataatcTAAATTATCCTCATGATGTTGGATACAGACTTGTATacgctgcgcaaaattgtcttggTTTTGTGGTCTTGGTTCATTGGTTTTATGCCGAAGCGCACCTCCTGCTACCTGGGCatgtcaatagcaaaaatattgtttacaggGAGGGGCACATTGGGAAGTCTTACAGAGAACGCCACGCCCAGTGCGGGGCATGTGTACACATTTGCGTACGTTACGTAATGTTCCGTACGAATATGGAAACGAATATCAAACGGTGAATATGGAACATTATGTGATGGTGCTGGAGAAGTGCTAGACATTATTTAAACGACGTTGATGATTAAGAAAATTAGTGGTTTCAGCAAAaagttctgtaaaaaaaaattagataaattTTCTTAAATTTGGAAGAGCAATTGGGTAATTTAAGGGTTCTGTTTTTTAGGTAACTCTGTATTTCGTTTTTTCTTTTcgaagtattttattattttgacttatatatttaatacagtATATCGCTTCATACAGAgccattttcatgttttaactCTTCAGGCCACAACGACTTGCCTGCGACCAGTCCACATTCTTCTttggtgtcaaaccacatttgtcatGAATGAACGAGGTTGATTGACTATGGGCATCTATGCCCACAGTTATATACACTAATATAAATAGGCTACATATCAACATAATTATTTTGCAGTTTATACAACCTTCCTCTAGCACACTTTCAGAATCATATCGGCTGATGTAAGTCATTTCATATTGTTATCAGACGGGATAGGAAATGGCGTTTCCAAAGATACTTCATGATTTCTATAGCTTTGTTTACAATCCTCTTCCATGTACTTGCATATATCTGTACATTTTCCATGTGTACTTTACAATTGTAAAGTTTTGGGTATTTTATAGAATAGAAATGGCTAAATATAACtcagaaataaattaaattcacTCCGAAAATTGCGccttttgaaattgaagattttaaaaaagttacaGTCAGGAATTTGTATCACAACGGactcaaatattttactatgCTTCGGAATGAACTAACCAAACGGGAGAAATTcccataaaattaattaaacgaAAACGATTGAAACGACGTCATGGATATACATTGTCAAACACCGGCAAATCTTTAAACATAATGACGGTATGCAACTGAAACGAATGAGATTTATAGTAAAATTCAGTCACGCCGtggaaaattttgttaattCCTCAGGCTAATTAAGTTTTAAGCATATATTTTTGCCTATTTCTTTAAACTTTTCTTACTTctccataaaaaatatctaaattaatgAATAGTAAagttttatttcgaaaatttatgtttgtcaaacacactgttgacaaattgaaagttttataaGAGTCGTAAAAATAATTCGTAGCATAAATTGATGAGAGATATCACAAAGTGTGGGGTCAAATTATGGTgtttccgtagtatgtgcaccaagatggcgcacaacctgaacatagtatgtgtatcaggttagggttaaagttgtgcgccatctttgtacacatactacgggagcgcccaaatTATAATCAACGTAGTGAAGCGCCTTTTTTTACCTATACTGGTATACCTGAACAACAAGAGGCGATCTAAATGAGGACTTCACCTGAACGAATTATTGAattgccgctgtatggagtatTGGCTTTGCCAATTGaggtaaaattttattaagtaaAAGTCGATTGCAGTCACTTCAAAGATCGCAGTATAGACCCTACCCAACATGAGGCAGTAGAAAGAAGGGCggctcaaaaatgtcgtgtcccactcgTCCTAGTTTTCCCACCTGTGCCATGTATCCCATTTGCCACCCCAATTGCCTCACTTGTGCCACGTGTCCCATTTGTCGCTCAAATTGTCTCACTTTTTCTATGTGTCCCACCTATCCAATTTGCGGCCTAATTGTCCCTTGGGACAAGTATGACATCGTAACCCGGAAAATCTGGGTAGTACAACTAGGTTCATTACTCACGAATCCACGATTTGTGATATCGTTAACACTAGGCTCTTATTTATTTGTTCTCATATCCACAACCCAGACGTTCATGGTGCAACTTATTTTCGGTCATACTGATTTCAAGCACTATAAGCTTCTCAGCAATATATTCAAGTTTATACTTGATCCCTTCTGTACAACTTCTATTGCACATCATTCCGCTCTTGTTACTACTATTTTCCTATTCGTCGCCACTTATCCTGTCATCATACTCACATATTTActcgatttttaaaatttcgaaatatataatttaaattatatCAATTCAAAGCAAAATTAAGACTAATTTGATAGCCCTGTAGATGAAATCAGTACGCGTAGGGTAATATTCTTTAAAACGGCTCCTAGTTATGGGGTATTACTGAAGCCTTGTCCTATCATTTGGACCCCCAAATAAAAGTCTTCATGCAATAACTTCTGGCATTCTGAACACCTTACAATTTCGCATCACATTGAATATGATGTGAGCATGTAGGCGGCGCACGATGCAATCTCCAAGTACGGTGCGGTACATTTACGTTGGAAGTAACTTTACTATGTACACAGCTTACAAGCCGAATAAGAAACCCCAAATAATTACACAATCAGCACTTCAGAACCCACTCTCCTACCAAAAGGTACTTcacatatatgatatatattgtaatatgcgTCCTTCCGTGAATTACTTTCTCTCTTTACTCTCCACCTACCTACGCGAAGAGAAGCTTcaatcaaatatagaaaataatgttACGAAGACATTTATAACTTGAATCAACGTTTGGGATCGGACTCTGCTTCCAGCGTCATCCAAGGTCAGCTCGGTTCATTGAAGTGGCTGTAATCGATTTCTGCGGATTCAAACCCTACAAATAATGCCATGAAAACTAAGCCGATTTTttgtaaatgttaatttttgtttaccttttaaatagacaaaaatacagaTAGAGAGAGCTGATAGAAAATAAGGAAAGTATATTATGCACTGTGTAAGAACATCTAAAAACGATTGGCGACTCAAACCCAAATGGGCTCAATAGAGTCACTGGTGTATCATAGCTAGTACAAGCAGGAAAAACggttttaatgaatttatttgcCACAGGTCCCGTGTCTCAGCGTTCAGCTTTTGTTTGATAGAATTCCACTCACATACTATACTGAAAAAGGATTAGTCTACATTCACACTTCAAAACCACTTCCCATATTAGTGGGTGTGTAGTGAGAAAGTTGAAAACGTGGTAGTATTCTTTGTAGGAGATTTGTAATGTTCACGATTTATCCTGACGATAGCTATGAACAGTCTCAGATGTATGGTGCAtaagtaggcttaccatacgtcccgttttaggcgggacagtcccacttttAAACGTCTTGTCCCGAccggtcagccaaaagtcccgctttggcgttcagccagtccgcataatacacgaacattacaaaTTAGCATATTCTCGATACTGTTGCTGTTGTGTAGCGTACTGGTAGTCTATTTGCTGAATATGGTTTTGTGTGTTTCGTTGTTGTTGGCGTATATTTgctacaatttgttacgtgtaatCTCCGTACGCCAAAAGGGTGCTTAACGTTGACGtaaattcctttctatttttcgaactgaaaccgatatttagacagacagcgcatgaactctcgatgacattatggtcaatgaagacagccgggatggtttTAAATATAGGCTCCCAATGTAAAATCAgtaaattcaaagttgaaaaaaatcacaGCTTGGGCTTTGGAGGCGTCCCTCTTTGAGGTCGcgaaaatatggtaaccctataaGCAATCAACAATTGAACCGCAGTAAGGTAATCCTTCTGTAACATGATGAAGTGGAATAAGTTTTGTGTACTATTCatcttatatatttttatataatatgaatagTACACAATAATAGTATACATCTTATATATTATTGGAATGACTTTGCAGTATTCCACTCACAATTGCCATACTTTCATTTTGGCATTATCCATATGCTCCATACTGATTTGGCGAACACAGATTTTCAATGTTTATTGTACCGTAAATGCCAAGGTCAGGTCCAACTCGTGGCAATGGGCAGGATCAGCTCAGGGTCGAATTTAAATATGCTACGCCGTTTGTGAGGCCAGCTTTAAACAATGACGCCGCAACGAATTTAATATGACGCCATAATGGAGCTTTAACTACCATGTATAATTTAATATGgcgttatgaaaaaaattctaaaCTGCGTGACATACGAAATTCTAGTTACAGGCAATTAAGATACATACAACAACCATTCGAAATTTAtttagaattttatttattctggaGCAAGCCTTTCAATTTGAAAACGAACTAGAAAAGAATAATAGTCCAAAATTAAATGATAAAACTGACACTAGATCAGCTCCTGTGTGTGTGAAGTCCATTGCTTTGTTTTTACAATTTGTAGTTTTCTACAATAATTTCtcctttaaaaaaataaactggAAATTGTAGCACAGAAGTTTCAATATCGTCTTTGTAAGTCTTTTCTGCAATCAGTTGGCAACGGTTTTTAATCATGAATCCGACTGATTGACGGTCGTGGCAAATGATCAAAATTGGCACAAGTTTGCGTCTTGGATCTTTTTCTTCTCTTATGCCGTTTATGTCAATTATTTGTCCATCTGCTTTGAGCAATAATTCTGCGGCATTGCTTGTTTCGCTTATGCAATTTGTGCCTGATGTAACACTGATGTTTTCATTAGCAAACGGATTCGTGTTTGTCAATATTGAACCGATGCCACCTCCCCGATAACTTGGGTCAATTGCACAAAACATACCTTCCCACTGCAGCTTTAACGAATGCTTCCTGAATAATTCCAATATTGTTTGATCCTCCCATCTTTCATAcctaaaaatcatattttgatacAAGTAAGTAACGatcataattttcaaattcaaatctgGATTCTAGCTATATTTCAGGTTCTGgttcatttattcaaaataatccCGTGAATTA from the Styela clava chromosome 5, kaStyClav1.hap1.2, whole genome shotgun sequence genome contains:
- the LOC120344015 gene encoding uncharacterized protein LOC120344015, with amino-acid sequence MSYKDEGIITVQKCTNDDEWEKLRYCFEKSFENYPLHTYYMPEISKRADFLKRYLNACHSATKKKEGIVMAIRKNTEIIGGFIFDPIPSSKSSFVLDSERFTEAYLENNIDHHYPESFSRIKRYERWEDQTILELFRKHSLKLQWEGMFCAIDPSYRGGGIGSILTNTNPFANENISVTSGTNCISETSNAAELLLKADGQIIDINGIREEKDPRRKLVPILIICHDRQSVGFMIKNRCQLIAEKTYKDDIETSVLQFPVYFFKGEIIVENYKL